TCTGGTCGTTGCGGTTGCGGCCGTGCTGTTGCTGTCGGTAGCCCTTGAATCTGTGCTTGTTGTTTCTAAGCCGTTGCCCAAAGCGGACGTCATGGTTGTCATGGCGGGAGGCCGTGATGTGAGGCTCCCGCCGGTTGCGGCATTGTATAAAGAAGGTGTTGCGCAACGGGTTCTGCTGACCAACGATGGCATATTTGCTGGCTGGTCCACGAAATACGACAGGAATCTCTATTTGGTCGAATGGGCAAGGGAAGATCTGCTTGAAATGGGAATCCCTGAGGGTGCGATAGTTCTTCTGCGCTACACGGCCAGCGGCACCATCCACGACGCCCTGAATACTCTGGATTACGTTCGTGCCCATCCTGAGATCCGCAGCCTGCTTGTGGTTACGACGGACTACCATACTCGCAGAACTCTCTGGACCTTTGAGCTTGTCTTTGAAGGGGAGGGGACCCAGATCGGGGTTTCTCCTGTCCCGGATCTCTCACAGTCCTGGTGGCGTCGCGCACAGGTCGCGTATCTCGAATTTTTGAAGTACGTGTACTACCGCTTGAGGTATTGATGCCTGGCCGTCTGCCAGGCTGCGAAAGGTGCGCAGCCTGGTCGGAAGGGGTGCGCACCGGGAGGCTTTGGACGGAGTTTGGGAGTAGGACAGGCCTTTAATACGTGAACATCTGATGAGGGGAGCTGGATGGAACTCTTGAAGAATCAAAAGAATCTGATCATCTGGGTTGTTTTTCTGGCCGTTGCCGCCGGGGTCGTCTATTGGCCGATTGTCGTGCCCATGGTCAGGCAGTGGGCTGCCGACGACAATTATTCGCACGGCTTTCTTGTGCCCTTCATCGCCGGGTATCTGGCCTACATGCGTCGGGACGAGCTCCTGGAGGCAGAGATCAGGCCTGCGGAGTCCGGCCTTGGCCTCATCCTCTTCGGGCTGGCCATGCTTCTTTTCGGCTGGCTGGGCACGGAATACTTCACCATGCGCGCCTCGTTGGTGGTCATCATCGCGGGTTCGGTGCTCTATATCCTGGGCTGGAAGATTTTCAGGATTCTCCTTGCCCCCCTGGCCTATCTGCTGCTCATGATCCCGATTCCCTACATCATCTACGACGCCGCCGCCTTTCCGCTGAAGCTCTTCGTGACCAAGGTCTCGGTCCTGGTCTTGAAGGCCATGGGCATCGTCATCTGGCAGGAAGGCAACATCCTCATGTTCCCGAACATCACCCTTGAAGTGGCGGATGCCTGCAGCGGACTGCGCTCCATCATGTCCCTGCTGGCCCTGGGCACGGCATACGCCTTCGTGCTGCACTCCTCGGTTCGGGACCGGGTGGTGCTCATCGGCTCCACGCTGCCTATTGCGGTCTTCACCAACTGCCTGCGGGTCATCGCCACGGGGGTCCTGGCCCAACATTTCGGGGCGGCGGCGGCCGAGGGCTTTTTTCACGAATTCGCGGGATTCTTCGTCTTTTTTGCCGCGGTGGTCATGTTCGTGGCCCTGGGCGCGGCACTCAAGAGGTGGTCATGAACATTCGCTTCCGTTTTATTTTCATCATGCTTCTTTTGGCCGGGGCCGGAACGTACATGAGTTTTCACCGCGATCTCGAAGTACCCCTGGGGCGGCCCTTCGGGGAGTTTCCGGCCAGCCATGAGGGCTGGCGCATGATCGGGCAGGCAAACCTCGGCGAAAATATCCTCAAGGTGCTCATGCCGACGGACTACCTCTCCCGGCGCTATGCCAGAGAGGATGGATCAAGCGTCGATATGTATTTAAGTTTTTTCAATGGTAGTCCCGATGCGGGCAGGATTCACTCGCCCAAGCATTGTTTGCCGGGCGGCGGCTGGACGGAAATATCCTCCACGCACACCACGCTGGATCTGGGCGGGGAGGCGGTCAACCTGGCCCGGGCCGTGTACGCCATGGGCAGCAAGCGGGAGGTCATCTACTACTGGTTTTCCGTGCGCGGCAGAACCATGTCGGACGAGTTTGCCCTGAAGCTTGCCGAGATCACGGGTTCCATGCTCCATCGCCGCCGGGATCAGAGCTTTATGAGGATTTCCGTGCAAGGGGATGGCAGTCAGGAGGAGGCGGAGAAATTGATCGAAGATTTCCTGCAGGATTTCTATCCGCTCATTCGCGATTTTTTGCCAAACTAGGAACGTGCGGGGGTGCGTATGAACACGGACATGTTGAGGCTTGCTGAACGCGTAATTTCATACCGTCTGTTCGAGGTGCTCCTGTTCTTCCTGTGTGCGCTTATTTTCTGCCGTGGCTTGGCATGTGCTCAGTCCCCGGCAGACGTATCGCCTTCACAGGTTCTCGTCCTTTACAATGCGGACTTACGAACACGGCATCCCCTGATCTCCTCGGCGCAGGATTCGCTGGCAGTCGCCGAGCATTATGCGCGGATGCATACCGACCCGGTCACCGGGGAGAGACCCTATCTGCTGGGATTGACAGGTACGCGGTCGTCAAAAAACCTCTTTTTGGGTGACCACTTACAGGAACGCAGTCACGACAATGGTTGCGGGGTCGTGTATACGCCCCGTGATTCAAAACGCTCCGTTTCCGCTTGCGAGATGCGGGACAGTCGCATGGTGGAGGTGGTGTTGCCCAAGTCCGAGGTTGCGTGGAACCTTGGCACGCTTGGACTTGAGGTTGAGTCTGACGACAAATCAAACCGCGCTCGCTTCGTGCTGGTCGAGAATGGTTTAAGTCTTTATCCCGACAAGGTGCGGGTCCGGCATGACGGGGATTGGCAGATCAGGGCTCTGGGCGGACTCATCTTGCCGGGGCCGTTTACGGCCAAAGCCCGGTGCGAGGATGTTCAGGGCGATGTTCATGAGTGGAGCGCCGAGTACAAGGACATTCGGCAGGCATCATGGAGTGCCACGGGTCTCGACGGAATTCGCGACGATCAGAATTATCTGGATTTTGTGGAGGCTCCGATCAAGTCGTTTCTGGAAGATCCTTCCAATGCCAGACCTGACGGAACACTGCTGAAAGATCATGTCCTGTATATCGTTGTTTGTCATGGGTTGCCTCGCACCGTTTCGGCTCCGTACGGTATTGCCCCCGGGATCGGCCTGCAGTTGCGCGATTATGGCCCTGCGATTGATTTTTGTCAGCGACTCCAGCTCATGTACTACGATTTCGAGAGTCTGCACCACAATGAAGTTCAGCCGATGCGTTTTGCTCCGGTTTCGTCTTCAACACCAAACGCATTCGCGAACATTTTACTCCGCACACGAATGTCCATGCCGCTGCAGGGGGCGGATATAAATCCGTTCGTGCACCCGGCAGCCTACCGCAAAGGCGGGAACAAGGCCGGGCTGAGTTCGCCCCGATTTACAACCGCGCGAAGGGCCCTGCGCCCGGATCGCCACCTCTTTTTCGCCATGCGCATCGACGGGCAAACACCCCTTGAAGCCATGGAACTGGTGGACAGGGCCATTTATGCATCCAGATATGCAGGCCCGCAGATGGGCGTACTGCCGGATGTACCTCTTTTAAAAGCCCCGGAACGCGTCGGAGAGATCGGCGACCGGACTCCGGCCAAGCCGTTTTGGGACCTGGGATACAGACATCTGTTCCAGCACTCCAAAGGCTGGGTCCGGCTTGATCTTTTCAAACTGGCCCCGGAGTGCGGTTTTTTCAACACCGGCCCTGTGTTCCTTCCCGGCGGGATTGGGGCCTTTGTCCAGTCGAATCAGGGCTGGAACGTGAAGGATTCGCGATTCCACGAATTCTTGCGGCAAGGGGTGACGATGACGGCCGGGTCGGCTCGCGTCGACCCGCGCAAGACGCCCCACATACACAATCAAAGTTTTTGGGACGAAGCGGTATTTTATCCGGCCCTGCGTGAAGGCCGCCCCGTGGGCGAAATTCTGCTCAGCAATCAGGTTCATATGGGCTGGATCACCAGTTTTGTGGGCGACCCTCTGTACCGATTGCCATCTGAGCCGCAAAAGCCGGAGGGCCTGACCGGCCTGACCTGGGACAAAAACGTGCGCGTGGCGCAGGCGCGCGATGCGGAGCGTGGCAAGGGATATCTGGTCATGGCGGATTTGGGATCGAGCGCCCATGAGCCCCGCCTGGCCCAGATGCGCCTTGGCCCCGTTGCAGTCGAGGAAAACGGGGCAAAGCATGTCTTCGAACGCTTTGCCTCCAGGCCCTGCGTGTTTGTCCCTAAACGGGAAGTCCGCAAGGGGGAACCGTGGCGGCTGGAATTGATTGATCCTTTCGGCAATACGGCAACGCTTGCGGGCAATCTGGAGTAGCTGGAGTAGCCGGAGTAGCTGGAGTAGATTGATGACCCCTTCCTTCGTTTCCTTTCTGACAACTCTGTGCGCCGTCATCCTGGCCCTGGGATTTGCCGCGCGCATGCTGCTTGGCGTCATGCGCGCCGATCGGTCGCGGGCCTCGGGAGCCCTGGCCCTAGCGCTGCTGCTGTCTGCCGGACTGGAAGCGCTGGATCTGCTGACGCTCCTGTACCCCGAAACGGTGCAGGCCTGGCGTATGGCCGGGCTGCTGGTGGAAGGAGCCTTGGGACCGGCCTGGATCTGGTTCACGGCCCTTTTTGCCCGGGATTATGAAGAGGGCCGGCTGCCCGGAACGCAGCGAGCGCTGATTTTTCTGTCTTGCCTCATGCTGCCCTGGGCCGGGTACCTGGCTGCGCAGGGCGCCTATTTTGCGCCGGATTTCGCGGCCGAAGGCCTTCTTTTCCTCCTTCCCGGCAGCTTTTATTTCTATATCGGTTTTGCCGTGTGCTGCGTCGCGGCGCTTCTCAACATTGAGGCCACTCTGGCGGCGGCCGTGCATCATCGTCGCTGGAAGATCAAATTTATTCTTCTGGGGGCCGTGAGCATTCTGGCCGCCTTGATTCTCTATTACAGTCAGAGCCTTTTGCATCGTTCCATCGACATGAGCTTGGCGGGCCTGCGCTCCCTGGCCCTGCTTCTGGGCTCGGCCATGATGTGGTTTTCGGACCTGCGGCGCGGCCCCGAAGTACGGATCAGCTTTTCGAGGCGGCTGGCCTTCAAATCCGTGGTCCTGGTCGCGGCCGGGTTGTATCTGGTTGGGCTCGGGCTGCTCGGCGAGGGCGCGCGCCTTTTTGGAGACGATCTGGGTCGGGCCGTGCTGCTGGTGGTCAGCTTTTTGGCCGGGCTCGGGCTCCTGGTCGTTTTTCTCTCGGACACGGTACGCCGCAAGATCCGCCTTTTTCTGCAGATGCATTTTTACGGTGAAAAGTATGATTACCGCATCCAGTGGGTGCAGTTCACCCAGCATTTGGCTTCGGCCCGCACGCAAAGCGAGCTGCAGCAGGCGGCATTGTCGGCCTGCTGCGAAACCTTCGGCATTGTCGGCGCGGGGCTTTTTCTGTTCGATCATGGTCGCAAGCTCTATCTGCCCGTCAGCTTGGTGGAGACGGACCAACACGAAGGCGGTTTCAAGGAAGATTCGCCCCTAGTGACGGCGCTTGAATCCCGGCGCTCCGTGCTGCGCGCGACGGATGTGGACGACCCCTCGCCCTGGCTCGCGCGGGCTGGCTTCGCCATTCCCATTTTTCGCGAAGACGTGCTGGACGGATTCGTGCTGCTGGGCCCACCCATCAATCCGAAGGAAGAGTACGACGAGGAGGACTTCGAGCTGATGGACACCATGGCCCGGCACATATCGTCGGCCCTCTTGAATATGCGCCTTTTGGACCAATTGGCCCGGTCGCGGGAGATGGAGATCATGGGCAAGGTGTCGGCCTTTGTGCTCCATGATTTGAAGAATCACGTCTATACGCTCTCGCTCATGGCCGACAACGCGCAAAAGCATATCGCCAATCCCGAGTTCCAGAAGGATATGGTTGACTCCCTGGGAAGCACGGTGGGCAAGATGAAGATTCTCATTTCGCAGCTCAAAGGCCTCCCCGACCGTCATACCCTGAAGCGCGAGCCTGTGGGCCTTCTGTCCCTCGCAAAAGACGCCACCCGCCCACTGCCGCAGGAACGTCTGGACTTTCAGGGTCCGGACGCGCGGGTCATGGTCGACAGCGCGGAGATGGGCAAGGTGATCCTCAACCTTTGCCTCAACGCACTGGAGGCTTCTACGCTGGGCCAAACCATATCCGTCACGGTCGGGGAGGATCCGGAACCGTTTGTACGGGTTACGGATCATGGCGTGGGCATTGCCGAGGAGTTCATGGCCGGCGGTCTCTTCGAGCCGTTCAAGTCCACCAAGGCCAAGGGCATGGGGATAGGGCTCTATCAATGCAAGCAGATCGTGGAGGCCCACGGCGGACGCATCGAAGTGCGCAGTGCGCTGGGCGAGGGTGCTGAATTTGTTGTCTGTATTGGGGACAGGCGGGATTTGTGAGCATTTTTCGGTCAGGAAGTATGGACTTGCGCTGGCTGGATGTGCTATTTTTTTTCATAAATATCTTTTTTTTGTCGCAGCATGACATGTTTTGCGGTCGAAAAATTCACAGTGAGTGGAGACATAATTGGAACATCTGCTTATCGTTGACGATAACGAGGACGTCCTGACCCAGCTCAAATGGGGCCTGACTTCGGAATCCTACACGCTCCATTTGGCCGCCAATGTCGACGAGGCGCTAGCTGTCTTTCGCAAGCTCCGCCCCGGTGTGGTAACCTTGGACTTGGGCCTGCCTCCGCACGTGGAGTCTTCGGAGGAGGGGTTCCGGGGGCTGGTGGAGATGCTCAAGCTTGAGCCCTCGGCCAAGATTATTGTCGTCACCGGCAACGATGAGCGTGAAAACGCCTTGCAGGCAATCAAGCTGGGAGCCTTTGATTTTTTCCGCAAACCCATTGATCTGGACGAGCTGCGGGTCATCATCCGCCGCGCTTTTCATTTGCATGCCATCGAGCGGGAAAGCGTGGTCCAGCAGGACGAAGCCGCGAGCGAGGTCAAGGACAACTGCGGGATTGTGGGCTCATGCGCGGCCATGCGCGGGGTGCTCGGACTCATCGACAAGGTCGCGGCTTCGGACGTGCCGATCCTCATTTCCGGCGAAAGCGGTACGGGCAAGGAGCTGGTGGCCAGGGCCATCCATTCCAAGAGCCTGCGTAAGCACGGCCCCATGATCTGCATCAACTGCGGAGCAATCCCCGAAAACTTGATCGAATCCGAGCTGTTCGGGCATGAAAAAGGGGCTTTCACCGGTGCCGCCTCCATGGTCAGGGGCAAGGTCGAGTATGCCAGCGACGGGACTCTCTTTCTGGACGAGATCGGGGAACTGCCCGTCAACCTGCAGGTCAAGCTGCTCAGATTCCTGCAGGAGATGGTCATTCAGCGTGTCGGGGGCAGAAAGGACATCCCCGTCAATGTGCGCATCATCGCGGCCACGAACATCGATATCGCCGCGGCCATTGCCCAGGGGCGTTTTCGGGAAGATCTGTATTACCGCATCGGCGTGGTCAATATCCATCTTCCTCCCCTGCGGGAACGGGAAGATGACGTACGGATTCTGGCCGAATATTTTCTGGAGCGCATCGCCCGCGACCTGGGCAAGCCCCTTGCCGGGTTCACGCCGGAGGCCCTGGCCTGTCTCAATACCTACGGCTGGCCAGGCAATATTCGCGAGCTTGAAAACAAGCTGCGGCGTGCAGTGCTGCTCGCGGACTCGACCCTGCTCACGGCCGAGGAATTGGGTTTCGGGGAGAGCGCCTTTGCCCTGAACGGGCTCGGCCTGGCGGATAAAACCTTGAAGGAAGCTCGCGCCATGCTTGAAAAGAAGATGGTTTTGGCAGCCCTGGCCAAGTTCGAGGGCAATATAGTAAAAGCTTCCGAAGCGCTCGGGATCAGCCGGCCGACCATGTATGACCTTTTGAAGAAACACGAGATCGAAAATTAGGAGATTTTTTAATATTCTATAAAGATTGGAGTTTTTTTTCGGTGTCAGGAGGCGACACGAAGATTATTTTTCTGGATAGATGATTCAAAAGAGTGATACACGCTTTTTAAAAATGGCCCGTCATATAGTGCAGTTGCGGGGTGCGTGACGGATTCAGGTGCAAATCTTTTTTCGACAGCGTATGCATTTTTTTTTATTTCTTTTTTATAATCAAGATGTTGTGAAATAATATTCCCAGAATTTTCTTGGCGTGATCGTTGCTATGCCAACGTATTGCGAAACAGTGATGATCTCTGGTGTTTGCATCCCTGGTATAAAAAAGAATTATAATGAGAGTGTTGGCATGACAAAACGGTATGCGGAGCAAGATCACCTCTTTGAGTTGAACAGGGGGGGAACGGTGGGCCGGGAGGAGTGTTTCTCCCACCGGCTTCATGAGCTTGACGATTCCAATGATGTTCGAGTGCTGAATGAACTCAAAGCCAAGCAGGGCGCGTTGTTGATACAGAACGAAGAATTGCGCAGGGCTCTGGACAACGTGGAGAAAAAATTAGCGATTTATTCGGATTTTTATGATTTTTCGCCCTATGGTTTGGTCAGCCTGGACGAACAGGGCCGCGTTTGGGAGGCAACCCCTTGGACAACCACTCAATTGGGCGTGGAAAGGGACGCGCTGCTTGGCTCGTCTTTTGGGCAGCGTGTCGCTTCACAGGATATGGAAAAATTCAGGGTGCATCTTGATCTCGTGTTCAAGACAGGAGATCGGCAGAGTTGTGAGTTGATGCTCAAGCGGAAGAACATGCAGGATCTTCGGGTCAAAATAGACAGCATCAAATCTGCAAATAGTGGCTGCGCCAATTTGTGCATGTCTGCTATGGAAGATAGTACCGGCATGAATGAGTCGAAACTTCTAAATAATTTATCTTCTCATGATGTTGATGAAATTTTTTATTCAAATGAAGATTGCTCTGTAGAAGGTGACGATAAATTTAAAATACTATTGCAGCAGTTTCATGCGATATTAAGTGATATCAGTGGAACGGTAATTATTGTTTCTCCAGATATGAGAGTTTTATGGTCGAATATAGTCAATGATTTCGGAATTAACTCGAATATATCAGAAAGTGTTTTGAAGTATTGCAATGATTTTGTGAGCAATTCTTCAGTGCTCTATGAAAAATCTGTTATCACTGATTGTTTTAATAGCGGAGAAAAAAAATCGTGCATCGTTACGCATGGCGAATCTGTTTTGGATATACGGGCCTTTCCCGTTAAGGAAAATGGAAGTGTGAGCAGTGTGCTGCTGCTGGTGTGCGATGTCACGGGGAAAATGGCGATCCAGGCGGATGCGCAGTATGCCTGCCATCTTTTGTCACTCGGGGAACTGGCTGCGAGCGTCGCGCATGAGATAAACAATCCGGTCAACGGCATCATCAATTACGGGCAAATACTGGTCAACGAATGCGGCGCAGAGAGCATGGAACGTGATCTGGGAGTGCGCATCCTCAAAGAGGGCGAGCGCATCGGCCGCCTCGTCAAGTCCCTCCTTTCCTACGCGCACGAAAGGCGAAAAGAGAAAAGAGCGACACAGGTCGCGACCATCCTTGAGGAAACCCTGGCCCTGACCCAGGCCCAGATTCGCAAGGACGGCATTCAGCTTGTTCTCGACGTCCCTGAAAGCCTCCCCAAGGTCACGGCAAATTTGCAGCAAGTGCAGCAGGGGTTCATAAACATCATCAGCAATGCGCGTTATGCATTGAACGAAAAGTATCCGGGGTGGCATAAGGACAAATGTCTCGCGATCTCCGGCGAATCCGTCATGCTCGATGGCTGCCCTTTTGTGCGGGTGGCGTTTCTGGATCATGGGGGAGGGATAACAACCGAAAAACTCTCGTTTCTGACCAGACCGTTTTTCTCCACCAAGCCTTTTGGCAAGGGGACCGGGCTGGGGCTCAGCATTACGCAGAAGATCATCGATGATCACGGCGGTCATCTGCGGTTTGAGAGTGAAGAGGGGGAGTTTACCCGCGTTATAATTGATTTGCCGGTTCATCAAAAAGATGAAGGATCATGTAAATGACCGGCAAAATTCTGATTCTCGATGACGAAGAGTCGATCAGGTTCACGCTTTCACGATTTTTGCGGGCTGCCGGGCATACTGTGGTGACCGTTTCAAGTTGCGGTGACGCCTTGGCCAAAATTTCAGAAGAAGGCTTTGATGTCGTGTTCGCGGACATAATCCTCGAAGACGGTACGGGAATCGACATCCTGCGCGAGATCAAGGCACGAGGGCTGGCCTGTCCGGTGATCATGATCACCGGCGATCCCGGTATCGAGACCGTGACCGATGCCATTCATCTGGGGGCCTTCGATTACATCCCAAAACCCGTCAAGCAGGAGGCGCTCTTGAACGCCACCCGTTTGGCCTTGTCCTACAAAGCCGCCAACGATGAGAAGGAGAGATACCGCTCAAACCTCGAAGCAATCTTCAGAAGCGTCAGAGAGGCTATCCTCTCTGTGAACAACGCGTCCGTGCTGATCGAATTCAACGAGGCGGCCAGCGAAATGTGCGGGTTTTCCCAGGCCGACATCGGGAACCCAGTCAGTTTGCTGCCGCGAACGAGCGACGACAGGTTTGAGACGATTCTTGCGGAAGCGCTGACGAGCGGCCAGCCCCGCGAAGTGGATCGCGTCGAGTGCAGGGCGGTGAATGGAGTCCGCAAAGTGGTCAGTGCGCGGATTTATCCGCTGCTCAACACCCAGGGGCAATCCACCGGCGTGGTGATGATGCTGCGTGACGACACGCATGTGTCCAATCTGGAAATGAAGCTGAGGGAGTACGGGCAGTTTCACCGCATCATCGGCAAGAGCGAGCCGATGCAGAAGGTCTACGCCCTGATAAAAACGCTGGCCAGCGTTCAGACCACGGCCCTGATCACCGGCGAAAGCGGCACGGGCAAGGAGCTTGTCGCCGAAGCCCTGCATATGGCCGGAGATCTCAGCGACAAGCCCCTGGTCAAGGTGAACTGCTCGGCCTTGCCCGAGAGCCTGCTTGAGAGCGAACTCTTTGGTCACGTCAAAGGGGCGTTCACGGGCGCGATCAAGGACAGCGAAGGGCGCTTTCAGAAAGCAAATGGCGGAACAATCTTTTTTGACGAGATTGGCGACCTC
This DNA window, taken from Desulfomicrobium sp. ZS1, encodes the following:
- a CDS encoding YdcF family protein, whose product is MRTSDDLRKRRPSSLFILTSILVVAVAAVLLLSVALESVLVVSKPLPKADVMVVMAGGRDVRLPPVAALYKEGVAQRVLLTNDGIFAGWSTKYDRNLYLVEWAREDLLEMGIPEGAIVLLRYTASGTIHDALNTLDYVRAHPEIRSLLVVTTDYHTRRTLWTFELVFEGEGTQIGVSPVPDLSQSWWRRAQVAYLEFLKYVYYRLRY
- the prsK gene encoding XrtA/PEP-CTERM system histidine kinase PrsK, producing MTPSFVSFLTTLCAVILALGFAARMLLGVMRADRSRASGALALALLLSAGLEALDLLTLLYPETVQAWRMAGLLVEGALGPAWIWFTALFARDYEEGRLPGTQRALIFLSCLMLPWAGYLAAQGAYFAPDFAAEGLLFLLPGSFYFYIGFAVCCVAALLNIEATLAAAVHHRRWKIKFILLGAVSILAALILYYSQSLLHRSIDMSLAGLRSLALLLGSAMMWFSDLRRGPEVRISFSRRLAFKSVVLVAAGLYLVGLGLLGEGARLFGDDLGRAVLLVVSFLAGLGLLVVFLSDTVRRKIRLFLQMHFYGEKYDYRIQWVQFTQHLASARTQSELQQAALSACCETFGIVGAGLFLFDHGRKLYLPVSLVETDQHEGGFKEDSPLVTALESRRSVLRATDVDDPSPWLARAGFAIPIFREDVLDGFVLLGPPINPKEEYDEEDFELMDTMARHISSALLNMRLLDQLARSREMEIMGKVSAFVLHDLKNHVYTLSLMADNAQKHIANPEFQKDMVDSLGSTVGKMKILISQLKGLPDRHTLKREPVGLLSLAKDATRPLPQERLDFQGPDARVMVDSAEMGKVILNLCLNALEASTLGQTISVTVGEDPEPFVRVTDHGVGIAEEFMAGGLFEPFKSTKAKGMGIGLYQCKQIVEAHGGRIEVRSALGEGAEFVVCIGDRRDL
- a CDS encoding exosortase C-terminal domain/associated protein EpsI; its protein translation is MNIRFRFIFIMLLLAGAGTYMSFHRDLEVPLGRPFGEFPASHEGWRMIGQANLGENILKVLMPTDYLSRRYAREDGSSVDMYLSFFNGSPDAGRIHSPKHCLPGGGWTEISSTHTTLDLGGEAVNLARAVYAMGSKREVIYYWFSVRGRTMSDEFALKLAEITGSMLHRRRDQSFMRISVQGDGSQEEAEKLIEDFLQDFYPLIRDFLPN
- the prsR gene encoding PEP-CTERM-box response regulator transcription factor produces the protein MEHLLIVDDNEDVLTQLKWGLTSESYTLHLAANVDEALAVFRKLRPGVVTLDLGLPPHVESSEEGFRGLVEMLKLEPSAKIIVVTGNDERENALQAIKLGAFDFFRKPIDLDELRVIIRRAFHLHAIERESVVQQDEAASEVKDNCGIVGSCAAMRGVLGLIDKVAASDVPILISGESGTGKELVARAIHSKSLRKHGPMICINCGAIPENLIESELFGHEKGAFTGAASMVRGKVEYASDGTLFLDEIGELPVNLQVKLLRFLQEMVIQRVGGRKDIPVNVRIIAATNIDIAAAIAQGRFREDLYYRIGVVNIHLPPLREREDDVRILAEYFLERIARDLGKPLAGFTPEALACLNTYGWPGNIRELENKLRRAVLLADSTLLTAEELGFGESAFALNGLGLADKTLKEARAMLEKKMVLAALAKFEGNIVKASEALGISRPTMYDLLKKHEIEN
- a CDS encoding ATP-binding protein; the encoded protein is MTKRYAEQDHLFELNRGGTVGREECFSHRLHELDDSNDVRVLNELKAKQGALLIQNEELRRALDNVEKKLAIYSDFYDFSPYGLVSLDEQGRVWEATPWTTTQLGVERDALLGSSFGQRVASQDMEKFRVHLDLVFKTGDRQSCELMLKRKNMQDLRVKIDSIKSANSGCANLCMSAMEDSTGMNESKLLNNLSSHDVDEIFYSNEDCSVEGDDKFKILLQQFHAILSDISGTVIIVSPDMRVLWSNIVNDFGINSNISESVLKYCNDFVSNSSVLYEKSVITDCFNSGEKKSCIVTHGESVLDIRAFPVKENGSVSSVLLLVCDVTGKMAIQADAQYACHLLSLGELAASVAHEINNPVNGIINYGQILVNECGAESMERDLGVRILKEGERIGRLVKSLLSYAHERRKEKRATQVATILEETLALTQAQIRKDGIQLVLDVPESLPKVTANLQQVQQGFINIISNARYALNEKYPGWHKDKCLAISGESVMLDGCPFVRVAFLDHGGGITTEKLSFLTRPFFSTKPFGKGTGLGLSITQKIIDDHGGHLRFESEEGEFTRVIIDLPVHQKDEGSCK
- the xrtA gene encoding exosortase A, with product MELLKNQKNLIIWVVFLAVAAGVVYWPIVVPMVRQWAADDNYSHGFLVPFIAGYLAYMRRDELLEAEIRPAESGLGLILFGLAMLLFGWLGTEYFTMRASLVVIIAGSVLYILGWKIFRILLAPLAYLLLMIPIPYIIYDAAAFPLKLFVTKVSVLVLKAMGIVIWQEGNILMFPNITLEVADACSGLRSIMSLLALGTAYAFVLHSSVRDRVVLIGSTLPIAVFTNCLRVIATGVLAQHFGAAAAEGFFHEFAGFFVFFAAVVMFVALGAALKRWS
- a CDS encoding sigma 54-interacting transcriptional regulator, whose product is MTGKILILDDEESIRFTLSRFLRAAGHTVVTVSSCGDALAKISEEGFDVVFADIILEDGTGIDILREIKARGLACPVIMITGDPGIETVTDAIHLGAFDYIPKPVKQEALLNATRLALSYKAANDEKERYRSNLEAIFRSVREAILSVNNASVLIEFNEAASEMCGFSQADIGNPVSLLPRTSDDRFETILAEALTSGQPREVDRVECRAVNGVRKVVSARIYPLLNTQGQSTGVVMMLRDDTHVSNLEMKLREYGQFHRIIGKSEPMQKVYALIKTLASVQTTALITGESGTGKELVAEALHMAGDLSDKPLVKVNCSALPESLLESELFGHVKGAFTGAIKDSEGRFQKANGGTIFFDEIGDLSPMVQLKLLRVLEEREFERVGSSATVKANVRVIAATNKNLLEQVSQGTLREDLYYRLKVVEIKLPPLRARTEDIPLLVDHFCERFNAKFKKNIKSVSSDVFQAFLKYSWPGNVRELEHTMEHAFVLCNKSVITYDDLPADFMKLAGVRRSRPEAQNDDEGAVLAALNTTDWNKAKAARLLGIDRVTLYRKIKRYGLVREPLDMKL